The DNA sequence gcaccgccattcaatgtgatcttggctgatcattctcaatcagtaccccgttcctgccttctccccataccccctgactccgctatccttaagggctctatctagctctctcttgaatgcattcagagaattggcctccactgccttctgaggcagagaattccacagattcacaactctctgactgaaaaagtttttcctcatctctgttctaaatggcttaccccttattcttaaactgtggcccctggttctggactcccccaacattgggaacatgtttcctgcctctaacgtgtccaaccccttaataatcttatatgtttcgataagatctcctctcatccttctaaattccagtgtgtacaagcctagtcgctccagtctttcaacatatgtctacTATTTAAAACAAGAATAGTTATCGTTTCAAAttaattgaattattttattCAGAATTACACCGGAATTGCACGAAATAATGGGGAAAGGAGCCTTCTAATAACTTACAACGAACAGTAAAATGCAAAACAACTTTAAGACATCTGAACGGCAGCTGCTTTCGTCTTCCTGCTGTGTACGCATCAGGAGTGCTGCGTTCTCTCTATCTACCGAGTTCGCAGCCTTGCGAATATCCTGTCCTCTTTCAGTCAATTTCCTCAACTTTTCTTTTGTCTGCTGCTGGTCGCTCTGAACCTCTGGAGGGAAAGTTCTAACCAATCTCGAGGGGTTAACTACACGAGGCGGTGTCCCTTCCTGTTGTGTTCCAGTATGTTTAGCTGTGAGTTGAACTAAAAACAATCCTAGGCAATGTCTTTAAAATGCACTGCCCTGCCTTCTGAACTGGGGAGGAAACAATTAATGGGGCAGATTATCAGCCACGGAAGGCTGCCTGAAGAAGACCGATTTAAACCAGATAATTGCTTAAAAgatgtttaaaattaaatatattgaaaTGATATGTATCCTGCGAACTGGCTCTCTGCATGTAAGAAAATCAAGATTCGGATgcctctttggtcagagggtggtgaatctgtggaattctttgccacagaaggctgtggaggcaattattcacaaaatgctggagtaactcagcaggtcaggcagcatctcaggagagaaggaaagggtgacgtttcgggtcgagacccttcttcaggctgatgtcaggggggcgggacaaaggaaggatggcaaagtcagtggatatatttaaggcagagatactgtagatagattcttgatgagtactaatgtcagaggttatggggagaaggcaggagaatggggttaggagggagagatagatcagccatgattgaatggtggaggagacttgatgggccgaatggcctaattctactcctatcacttataatcttatCATTATGATTAAATGGGGCAAAGATTTTAGAATACGGATTTTTTTGATGCAGTGtatgagagtcatagagctacatggcatggaaacaggcccttcagcccaattggtTAATGTTGACCAAGTTGTTTTACCgggctagacccatttgcctgctCCCAGCCCATAATCCGTCAATATtaaatccaggttcaggaacatcttcttcggttcagtttagtttattatcatttgtgctgaggtacagtgaaaagcttttgttgcatgcgtgacatattaaattcttaaagggttggaccaggctagatgcaggtaaaatgttccccatgttgggggagtccagaaccaggggccacagtttaagaataaggggtaggccatttaggactgagatgaggaaaaaaaatttcacccagaaagttgagaacctgtggaattctctgccacagaaggcagtggaaggccaattcactggatgtattcaagagagagtgagaaataGTTCTTAGgactggcggaatcaagggatatagggagaaagcaggaacggggtactgattttagatgatcagtcatgatcatattgaatggcagtgttggctcgaaggggcgaatggcctactcctgcacctatttttctatgcttctatgtttctaatacattattacaattgagccatttacagtgtatagatatacgataagggaataacgtttagtgcaaggtaaagccagcaaagcccaatcaaggatagcccgagggtcaccaaagaggtagatagtaattcagcattgctctctggttgtggtaggatggttcagttgcctaataacagctggaaagaaactgtcaatgcagccaacagccatcaggctattaaacactgcaacctccaagtatactctgaactacatagaattTGGGGCACTAGTTTTgtcttttgcactattattgtctgtttgtttacacacacatatatatatatatatatatatatatatatatatatatatatatatatatatatatatatatatatatatatagtatatatacacAACTTTTTctatcgtttattatattgtttacagagtattatgtttacatattctgttgttctATTGCAacataagaatttcattcttctgtttgggacatatgacaataaaacactcttgatttttccatcatctgcaggttttttaaaaattccatCTCTTTGACTGATTCATTCCACCAACTTAAAACTGACACGTTTTCTCTCTTTCTtacttcaacccaaaacgttatctcTATTTTTCcatagatactgcttgaccttctgagtgtttccaacattacctgtttttatttccaatttctagcatctgcagttttttgattttttttcatgccAAGACTGACCGAACAAAAATAATATTTAGATGAAGTTGGATCCAagggtttatttatttttcctctaGTTTTATGCTGTTTTATAATCCCTTTATTATCACAAGACTTCCATTTTGAAAAGCTGTTCAAATTTTGACTGATGTTTCTTGAATGTTCATGCCAGTTTCACGTTTGGCTTTGAGAACATCAGATAATGAGACCCTGGTCTACAGGACCTTGGCCCTAATCTGGGTGGGTAATAGTGGTAGAATTAACCACATACCacctggactttagactttagagatacagcgtggaaacaggcccttcggcccaccgagtccgcacagtcCAGCaatctagtactatcctacacactcggaataatttacaatttttacggaagccgattgacctacaaacccgcacgtctttggagtgtgggaggaaaccggagcacctgggaaaaacccacgcggtcccgggagaacgtaaaaactctttacatacagcacccacccatggtcaggattgaacccgggagcgactctaccactgcaccaccgtgcagcccatCACTTGTTCTGAGCCTCCCATTATTTACTTTTTACATATTATAATatagtttcatatcatatcatatcatatcatatcatatcatatatatacagccggaaacaggccttttcggcccaccaagtccgtgccgcccagcgatccctgcacattaacactatcctacacccactagggacaatttttacatttacccagccaattaacctacatacctgtacgtctttggagtgtgggaggaaaccgaagatctcggagaaaacccacgcaggtcacggggagaacgtacaaactccttacagtgcagcaccggtagtcaggatcgaacctgagtctccggcgctgcattcgctgtaaagcagcaactctaccgctgcgctaccgtgccgccctttccaaCTGTTGATTCACAGCTTCATGGGTTACAAcactccatgtccctccattccctgcatactgtATCAATGTGATAATCTATGAGTTCTTTAAATGCCACTGCGACATTTGCCTGCGTCACCACcccgggcagctcgttccaggcacccaccgctctTTGTGTAAACATTTTGTCCCGTACATCTCTTTGCCTTTCCAGTTTCAGATTGTTCATCCAATAAAATCAAGCACAAAACCTACCATTTTCCCCCTCAATTCCTCTTCAAGGTTTGCTGCCTATTTCTTTAAGTCTACATCTTGCAGTTCGTGCCTTTTCTGCCGAAGGTGAAAGTTCACTATCTCACCCTACCACCCCAGTCTTCCTATCTCAGTTTGTTTTGCAGGAGATGCCATACCTTGTGAATCAGGGAGTGCTGTTTGAGGTGATGCGATTGAACGAATTCCATGCCACATTCAGTGCAGATATATGGACGGATGTCTTTGTGCTTCATTGTGTGATTTTGCAGTTGACTCGGGTACTGAAAGGTTTTGTCGCACTCATCACACCGGTAGAGTGTTGGGCCTCGGTGAGACGTGAGGTGCCTCTTTAACTGCGCCAGGGTGGGGAAGTCAAGTCCGCATTCGACACAAATGTTATCCCGGCCATTGGCGTGCTTGGCCTCGTGGGCTTTCAGCTCGCTAGGGTAAGCAAAGCCCCTGCCACAAATGCCGCAATTATACGGCTTCACCTCACTGTGCTGCATCATGTGCCGCTTGAGGTGGCTGGTCTGGgtaaaggctttgtggcaaacgTGACATTTGTGAGGCCTGGTGCCCTGATGTGTGAGCATGTGAGTATGGAGGTGGCTCAACTGCTTGAAGGGCTTCCTGCACTGAGAACAAGCGTGCGGCTTGATGCCACTGTGTCCCAAAATATGTGTCACGAGGTTGTATTTGGATGTGTAAGACTTCTCACATATACGGCACTGCCACCGTTTCTGACTCCCGCCCACATCAACGTAATAACTGTCATCAATATTAATGTTGACGTCGACCCGCTCAACTGCGGTCTTCGTTTCCTCCAGAGTGCTGGGACCGATATTAAAGTTTCTCAGAGGGGCATTTTGGTAAAAGGGATATCTCAGATGCAGATTTGATGGTGCCATGACAAAGGGGAGGATGAACTCTGGAGGGACATTGGCAAAGTAGGGTCGAGACGGGTGCATCATCAGAGGGCTGGTGGGCCACATCACATTATGGTTAATGGGCTCATGCTTCATGTACATCGTGTCACGGGGATCAAAACCTCTGAACAGGTGAAATCCGACATTGCTCAAATCTATCATTTGGTTCATAGGTATCTGTGATGGCATTTCGACTTTGATATCTTCTTCCACGTCTCTCGGCAACTCTTCTGACTGAACGGTATGGATTACTTTTGTGGGTGTACTCTTCCTCTtccgagatcctccttcagagaTGGCTGAGAATCCTTCCAAGTTTCCACTAGTGACGTTGTGTCTAGAGAAGGGAATTGCTGATTCATCATATTCATAGGCTGTaaatttgtttgttttcatggtcAGCGAAAGAGGCCGCATTGGGAAGTGTGGAAAAATTTGTGTTCCTTTCATGTCCCTGGAATTAAGAATGTCTTTATAATTTTCATCCATGCCCTTGTACTCCATTGAAGCTGACTCGACTTCTTTCCTtaaaataaaggaaataacaCAACAATAAAAAATCTGTCCTTCACCAACAGGTAATACAGATGATAGAAATGTATAGCCCAGAAGAacagcagcactgtggcgcagcagtagagttgctgccttgcagcgccagagacccaggttcgatcctgactaggggtgctgtctgtacgaagtttgtacgttctccccatgacctgtgtgggtttctccgagatcttcggtttcctccgacactccaaagatgtacagctttgtaggctcattgggttggtataaatgtataaatgtaaaattgtccctactgtgtgtaaggtagtgttaatatcatatcatatcatatcatatatatacagccggaaacaggccttttcggccctccaagtccgtgccgcccagcgatcccgtacattaacactatcctacacccactagggacaatttttacatttacccagccaattaacctacatacctgcacgtctttggagtgtgggaggaaaccgaagatctcggagaaaacccacgcaggtcacggggagaacgtacaaactccttacagtgcagcacccgtagtcaggatcgaacctgagtctccggcgctgcattcactgtaaagcagcaactctaccgctgcgctaccatgcagatttggtgggccgaagggcctgtttccgcgctgtatccctaaattaaattaaactaaactaaatcttttccTCTCCGGTCTTTATCCATTTCCTCAAAAAATCATATTTCTGGTCCTTCCATTTGGGAAACCGATGGTGACATTAATGAAACTTGGGAAAAAAATTAGAGTTTTAGAAGATGGCTCACTACCACTTTCTGAAAGGCAGTTAGGGATGGGTATGAATGCTGGCCTTGCTAGCTTTCAGGTCATGAAAAACCAATAAATAAAATACAATTTAGAAATTATGCTCTGTGTAAGCAATTAACACAATTAAGCTGGGATTGGATGCTatggatagtttagttcagtttaaagatacagcgcggaaacaggctcttccacaccgaccagcgatccccacgcattaacacaagccgacacacactagggacaatttacacataccaagtatacaaacccaagccaattaacctacaaacctgtatgtctttggagtgggtgaagatctcagagaaaacccatgcagtcatgaagagaacgtacaaactcagtacagacagcacctgtagtctagaTCGAaaccaggcctctggcactgtaagcactgtaaggcaccaactttaccgctgtgccaccgtgccacccttaaataTTTATGAAATGCTGTTTCAAGTGGGGATATTGATTGTAATGATACATAGATAACTGTTTAATGAATGTCATATCTCTTTCAAACAATTCTCAATCAGTCATGTCCCCTTTTCTGCTTGGCAATAAGTTAGTTTGAAATTGAATCTGCTAGGATATAGTTTAAGtgaaaaaataatttgcaaaacACTCAATGAACAACTATCGAGTAGTGTGATAGACTATTCATTCAACAACAAATCTATTTTCAGCAAAAATACTTTTATTGAGGTTTTAAGACTTCCACCTTGAATAGCTTATTTAATAATCACAGTGATTGACTGAGAAGTCACGTGTGCCTTTTATTGGTTGAATTAGTGATCACTAGTCATTTTCTTAACAAGTCGAGTAATTCACAACGCTTACGATGTGATATTTGTGCACTAAAAAAAATAAGGACCCGTTCCTTACCGACACACTTggtgaatcccacaaattcatctAGGGAACTAGCCAAATTTCAGGATGGAATTAAATTTTGGTGAAACTGAATTGTAAAGTAGCATAATGGATTGAGGTCAGCTTAAATAGAGGTGATTTTGAGAGGCAAAAGGTGTGaggcacagtgtgctggagtaattcagcagatcaggcagcaactctggaggacaatagacaatagacaataggtgcaggagtaggtcattcggcccttcgagccagcaccaccattcaatgtgatcatggctgatcattctcaatcagtaccccgttcctgccttctccccgtaccccctgactctgctatctttcagagctctatctagctctctcttgaatgcattcagagaattggcctccactgccttctggggcagagaattccacagattcacaactctctgactgaaaaagtttttcctcatctccgttctaaatggcctaccccttattcttaaactgtggccccttgttctggacgtggatatgtgatgtttcgggtcgaggcccttcttcaggagaggggtcctgacctgaaacgtcgcctatccatgctccccagagatgctgcctgacccactgagttacaccgacactttgtgcccttttgcgtgaaccagcatttgtagttctttgTTCCTGATTTTGGAGATAACTCATTTATGTTTGAAATGCCCTCAGCTGTTGCTCTGATTGAGCTTATTCAGCCTGGATTTCAGTGATCACCAGAGATTCAATTCCAAGTGTCTGTGGCAGATCAGGATTTTAACTCCTGTTCTTGGAACACGCTCCTCTAGTCAATGTCAGAAAAGCCACATTATTTTTATAAAATCAATATGCTGATTTTCCTGAAGAATCAACTAAAAAAATAAGCAATTAacatttataaggtcataagtgttagaagcagaattaggtaatttggccatcatttactccaccattcaatcatggctgacctatctctccctcctaaccccattctcccgccttctcccctaacctctgacacccatactaatcaagaatctatctatttctgctttaaaaatatccattaacttggcctccacagccttctgtggcaaagaattccacagattcaccacccgctgactaaagaaattcctcctcatctccttcctaaaggaacgtcctttaattctgaggctataacctctagtcctacactctcccactagaggaaacatcctctccacatccactctgaccaagcctttcactatttggtatgttttaatgaggtcccctctcattcttctaaactccagcgagtacaggcccagtgctgtcaaacgctcatcataagttaatgcactcattcctgggatcattcttgtaaatctcctctggaccctctccagagccagcacatccttcctcagatatggcacccaaaattactcacaatattccaaatgtggcctgaccagcgccccatcGAGCCTAAAACATCCCTGTTTTATAAAATAAAggagaaatattttaaatgaaaatgtCCAGTTTCCTACATTTGAGTACTCCGATTTAAAATCACTGAAATGATATCAGAAGAATTTCAACAGTAAAAATGAAAGCTCAAACTTGCATTTTTTTCGTTTCTTTTATGAACTTAGGATGAACCAAAACACTTTAAATTTGATGATATATCTACGGAATATTTTTTCCAAATTTTCCAAATTACCTATTGACGTTGATTGAAGGAATAATAACAGTTTAAAAGATCAAAATAACTCTTCTGCTTTTCTTCAAGTTTTGCCAAAAGCTCTTTTACAGCCACCCAGGAGCACAGTTGAGATCTATCGGTGCAGCGCTTCCTCAGAACTGAACTAGAGCCATTcagaaggtcatagagtcatagtcttagtgtgatagtgtggaaacaggcccgtcggcccaacttacccacacctgccaacatgtcccacccagctacactcgtcccatctgcctgcgtttggcccatatctctccaaacctgtcctatccatggaggaagaaggtaaaagttaattcatcttccatcacagtgaggagtgcgAGCTCACCGAAAATCAAGATggatgctgcctgcgctggtggggactcggagggattgccgtggtctcggtgtttgcggggacatCGCGCCACGGGAGCGtcctggagtctggtgcgagtgcggatggctttctgactgttcgggcggacagggactgcaagcGGTCGGTGCagagccgtttttacagcattatgggcccccgggcaaagcagtgtactggggcccctaccgttactctcccccacccccctttccctaccagccccccctgtcgtgccggcgaaaagcacttaccgaaaagcacttagcgatggacttagggtgctacattgttgcgaaaagcacttacagatcgctgtgagaagcacttagtgaccgaaaatgttgcgaaaaaagcacttattgaaactacatttttaaagtagtatttatttattgcaagtcacttaacatacacagatcagcatggggcccctatgctcgtggggccccgggcaagtgctcatcaggcccatgcgttaagacggccctgggtcggTGCAACTCtgggtcacatcacggtgaagagcatgtgtgtggcccggacattggactgatggctgtgggtctctgcttttgctgtgtgccctggggattctcacactccGCTGCGGTGtctatttatgtttaatttttatgtaatGTTGTGTCTTGTCGCTTTttatggtatgactgtatggtaaatcaaatttcattgtaccttagggtacatgtgacaataaaggactattgaactattgaactacCTGTTTAGttgttcttaaacgttgcaattgtcactgcctcagctacctcctctggcagctcgttccatacacccgccaccctttgtgtgaaaaggttacccctcagattcctattaagtcttttccccctcacttaaaacctatgtcctctggtcctcgattcccctttgctgggcaaaagactctgtgcatctaccagatcgtttcctctcatgatcttgtacaagtCCTTCAAGTTATCCAAGTGGTGAAAAATGTGGGAAAATCTTTGGATTCAAATTGACGGCCCTGTTTGCAATTTTGCCAGGTGATGTTATGACCTAAATGTTGCTTTTGTGGTAATCTGCTGACATGGGTTGACAGTTGTTCTACTCTGCACAGCCATTTTAGATTAGGCCTCAAGCCTTTAAAGGAGGATTTCAACCCATGACCCTCAAACTAGTGAAGTACTTCCTGAGGTGAGATCAGAAGGGAACATCTTGTTTTGTGTGTACTTTGGAAACTTCCAGACTTGAAGGAGAATCATTTTCAAAATGCTGCACGgggaaaaactaaaaaaaaaattccgAAGTTCCTCCAAGTTATGTGACTGGTGAGAAATGTGGTCCATGAGACCGTAAGATATAGAAACAGTATTTGGCCATCACagaggcacagtagtagagtggtagagttactgccttacagcgttggggacttgggtttgatcctgtacggcggttgtatgtttagtttagtttagtttagagatacagcgcggaaacaggctcttcagcccaccgggtccgcgccgaccagtaaacccgcttattaacactatcctacacacaccagggacattttttacagataccaagccaatttacctacatacctgtatgtctttggagtgtgggaggaaaccgaagatctcggaaaaaacccacgcaggtcacggggagaacgtacaaactccatacagacagcacccatagtcgggatcgaacccgtgtctctggcactgtaagcgctgtaaggcagcaactctaccgctgtgccaccgtgctgcccaagttctccctgtgacctcgtgggttttctccaggtgctccggtgcccacattccaaagacgtacaggcttgtaggttaattagtgttagtgtacagctgatcgctagttggcacagccttggtgggccaaagagccctctataatgtttgggacaaagacccatcatttatttatttgcctctgtactccacaatttgagatttgtaatagaaaaaaatcacatgtggttaaagtgcacattgtcagattttattcaagGGTATTTCTAtagattttggtttcaccatgtagtaattacagctgtgtttacacatagtcaccccatttcagggcacaataatgtttgggacccatggcttcacagatgtttgtaattgctcaggtgtgtctaaatgcctccttaatgcaggtataagagagctctcagcacctagactttcctccagtctttccatcacctttggaaatttttattgctgtttatcaacatgaggaccaaagtcgtgccactgaaagtcaaagaagccattatgagactgagaaacaagaataaaactgttagagtcaTCAgtt is a window from the Rhinoraja longicauda isolate Sanriku21f chromosome 3, sRhiLon1.1, whole genome shotgun sequence genome containing:
- the LOC144592474 gene encoding uncharacterized protein LOC144592474, whose product is MEYKGMDENYKDILNSRDMKGTQIFPHFPMRPLSLTMKTNKFTAYEYDESAIPFSRHNVTSGNLEGFSAISEGGSRKRKSTPTKVIHTVQSEELPRDVEEDIKVEMPSQIPMNQMIDLSNVGFHLFRGFDPRDTMYMKHEPINHNVMWPTSPLMMHPSRPYFANVPPEFILPFVMAPSNLHLRYPFYQNAPLRNFNIGPSTLEETKTAVERVDVNINIDDSYYVDVGGSQKRWQCRICEKSYTSKYNLVTHILGHSGIKPHACSQCRKPFKQLSHLHTHMLTHQGTRPHKCHVCHKAFTQTSHLKRHMMQHSEVKPYNCGICGRGFAYPSELKAHEAKHANGRDNICVECGLDFPTLAQLKRHLTSHRGPTLYRCDECDKTFQYPSQLQNHTMKHKDIRPYICTECGMEFVQSHHLKQHSLIHKGVKEHKCGICGREFTLLANMKRHVLIHTNIRAYQCHLCFKSFVQKQTLKAHMIVHSDIKPFKCKLCGKEFNRMHNLMGHMHLHSDSKPFKCLYCPSKFTLKGNLTRHIKVKHGIMDGGPDSQSFRRRGCIGFAPNSLSNFVQEEPFDLSQKSRIKNVSQSDGESAKGSSCPEEDDDNYYTIGPYSPDEYCREVKIYMPEDLSQKTGRLIPDFRDSDNEVLTKGRVIDVEDEDLMVHDDFMQTGIQSNKHNTATMNYLFDIGENYADFCLDGRPRENALTFLT